The Helianthus annuus cultivar XRQ/B chromosome 16, HanXRQr2.0-SUNRISE, whole genome shotgun sequence genome includes a window with the following:
- the LOC110917014 gene encoding cysteine-rich receptor-like protein kinase 8, translated as MDRLRGEAAAGGPLLKFATGNITGPDFLTIHGLVQCTPNLSEQVCSDCLEAAVNQIPNSSINGTNGGRILQSTCNFRFEVYDFFNQTTPGIPQPSSPGKEEHTTLIVIIVIVFVTIAAIIIASLCFFMRTMKKKTQISSPHESTQTETMDIGIAEPLQYSFSAIKAATNDFSEDNKLGRGGFGAVYKGTLIDGNEIAVKRLARNSQQGDVEFKNEVFLVLKLQHRNLVRLLGYSIEGKERLLIYEFLPNGSLNQFIFDQTKRILLDWEMRYNIILGIAKGLLYLHEDSRLTIIHRDMKASNVLLDAEMNPKIADFGLARLFKPEETQGDTSRIVGTYGYMAPEYVRHGHFSNKSDVFSFGVLVLEIVTGQENKCFQHGESLENLLSFVSIISFHQT; from the exons ATGGATCGGTTGAGAGGTGAGGCGGCTGCTGGCGGCCCGTTACTGAAGTTTGCGACCGGGAACATAACCGGGCCAGATTTCCTAACGATCCATGGTCTTGTGCAGTGTACTCCAAACTTGTCGGAGCAAGTGTGTAGTGATTGTTTGGAGGCTGCAGTAAATCAGATCCCAAATTCTAGTATTAATGGGACAAATGGCGGGAGAATTCTTCAATCGACGTGTAATTTTAGGTTTGAGGTATATGATTTTTTCAATCAGACTACTCCGGGAATTCCACAACCATCATCACCAG GTAAAGAGGAACACACAACTCTTATTGTGATAATAGTAATTGTTTTTGTGACAATTGCGGCCATCATAATTGCTTCATTGTGTTTCTTTATGAGGACCATGAAGAAGAAAACACAAATTTCGTCACCTCATGAAAGTACTCAGA CTGAAACTATGGACATTGGCATTGCTGAACCATTACAATACAGCTTTAGTGCAATCAAAGCAGCAACTAATGACTTTTCCGAAGACAATAAGCTTGGACGAGGTGGATTCGGTGCAGTTTACAAG GGTACCCTTATAGACGGGAATGAAATAGCAGTTAAGAGACTAGCAAGGAATTCACAACAAGGTGATGTTGAATTCAAGAATGAGGTTTTCCTAGTTTTGAAGCTTCAACATCGTAATTTGGTTAGGCTCCTTGGTTACAGCATAGAAGGAAAGGAAAGACTTCTTATTTATGAGTTCTTGCCAAATGGAAGCCTTAATCAGTTTATATTTG ACCAAACTAAACGTATACTTCTTGATTGGGAAATGCGGTACAATATAATATTGGGCATAGCGAAGGGATTGTTATACCTTCATGAAGATTCTCGTCTAACAATAATTCATCGTGATATGAAGGCAAGTAATGTTCTTCTAGATGCAGAAATGAACCCTAAAATTGCTGACTTTGGTTTGGCAAGATTATTTAAACCTGAGGAAACCCAAGGAGACACGAGTCGGATTGTTGGAACATA TGGTTATATGGCACCTGAATATGTCCGACATGGCCATTTCTCAAACAAGTCAGATGTCTTTAGCTTCGGAGTGTTGGTACTAGAGATAGTAACGGGTCAAGAAAACAAATGTTTTCAGCATGGAGAGAGTTTAGAAAATCTTCTTAGCTTTGTAAGTATCATATCATTTCACCAAACCTGA